The following DNA comes from Burkholderia sp. HI2500.
GTGGGGCACGGCCGGCGGCCCGCTGTTCGCGGCCGGCAGCTTCGGCCAGCTGCTGCGCTCGGACGACGCGGGCCTCACCTGGCAGACCGTGAAAACCCCGGCCGGCGACCGTCACCTGAACGCGATCGTCGGCGACGGCCACGGCAACCTGCTGGTCGCGGGCGAGAGCGGCACGCTGCTGCGCTCGACCGACAACGGCGCGACGTGGGACAAGCTGCCGTCGCCGTACGCCGGCTCGCTGTTCGGCGCGCTGATGCTCGCGAACGGCGACTGGGTCGCATACGGGATGCGCGGCAACGTGGTGCGCAGCACCGATCGCGGCGCGACCTGGACGCACGTCGACAGCCACGTGCCGGTGTCGTACTTCGGCGCGACCCAGCTCGCCGACGGCGAACTGGTGCTGGTGGGCCAGGGCGGCGCGATCGTCGCGTCGCGCGACGGCGGCCTGACCTTCGACGTGCGCAAGCTCGGCGGCGTGCAGAGCCTCGCGGCCGTGCTCGACATGGGCCACGGCGCGCTGCTGCTCGGCGGCGAGGCCGGCGTCGCGCCGCTCGCCGGCGCGGCTGCGTCAACGCCGTCCTGACGCGCGGCGGTCCCGCTGCCTGCTCCCGTTCGTTTCGCATCGACAAGAGAATTCCATGAACGACCTGTCACGCCCCCCTGAAGCCGTCCCCGCGTCGCGCCTCGCCGCGTTCGTCGAGCGCTGCGCCGACACGATCATCCGCCGGCGCAAGCTGCTGATGCTGCTGTGCGTCGCGGTGACGCTCGCGCTCGGGCTGTCCGCGACGCGGCTGAAGCTCGATCCGGGCTTCAACAAGATGATCCCGATGCAGCATCCGTACATGCAGGTGTTCGAGCGCTATGCGGGCGCGTTCCCCGGCGCGAACACGATCCTCGTGAGCCTGCGCTGGAAGGGCGACGGCGACATCTACAACCAGTCGTTCATGGACGCGCTGCGCCACGCGACCGACGATGTCTTCTTCATCCCGGGCGTGAACCGCTCGCGCGTGTTCTCGCTGTTCACGCCGAACGTCCACTACACCGAGGTGACCGAGGCCGGCTTTCGTGGCGACGTGGTCGTGCCGGGCCAGTTCTCGAGCGCGAATCCGGACGATCTTGCAAAGGTGCGCCGCAACGTCGCGCGTTCCGGGCAGATCGGCCGCCTCGTCGGCAACGACCTGAAGTCGGCGCTGATCCGCGCGGAGCTGCGCGAGACCGATCCGGCCACCGGCAAGCGGCTCGACTACAGCGCAGTCGCGCGCCAACTGGAGGAGATCCGCGCGAAGTACGCGAAGCAGGGGATCGACGTGAACATCATCGGCTTCGCGAAGCTGGTGGGCGACGTCGAGAGCGGTATCGCGGGCGTGATGGCGTTCTTCGCGCTCGCATTCCTCGTGACGGCCGCGCTGCTGTTTGCCTATACGCGTTCATTGAAGACCACCGTGCTGGCGCTCGTCGTCGCGCTGCTGCCGGTCGTATGGCTGCTCGGCGCGCTGCCGCTGCTCGGCCTCGGCATCGACCCGATGTCGATCCTCGTGCCGTTCCTGATCTTCTCGATCGGCGTGTCGCACGCGGTGCAGATGACCAATGCGTGGAAGCAGGCGCTGGTGCGCGGCGCGTCGTCGGTCGATGCCGCGCGCGACGCGTTCCGCAAGCTGTTCGTGCCGGGCACCGTCGCGCTGCTGACCAACGCGCTCGGCTTCATGGTGATCATGCGGATCCGGATCGACATCGTGCGCGAGCTCGGCATCACCGCGTGCCTCGGCGTGCTGCTGATGATCGTGACGAACAAGGTGTTCCTGCCGATCCTGCTGTCGTACACGCGCCTCGAGCGCGGCACGCTGGCGCGTGCGCAGCGCACGGCGGCGGCCGGCGGCAGCCGGATGTGGTCGCGCTTCGCGGTGTTCGCCCGGCCGGCGCC
Coding sequences within:
- a CDS encoding efflux RND transporter permease subunit, which gives rise to MNDLSRPPEAVPASRLAAFVERCADTIIRRRKLLMLLCVAVTLALGLSATRLKLDPGFNKMIPMQHPYMQVFERYAGAFPGANTILVSLRWKGDGDIYNQSFMDALRHATDDVFFIPGVNRSRVFSLFTPNVHYTEVTEAGFRGDVVVPGQFSSANPDDLAKVRRNVARSGQIGRLVGNDLKSALIRAELRETDPATGKRLDYSAVARQLEEIRAKYAKQGIDVNIIGFAKLVGDVESGIAGVMAFFALAFLVTAALLFAYTRSLKTTVLALVVALLPVVWLLGALPLLGLGIDPMSILVPFLIFSIGVSHAVQMTNAWKQALVRGASSVDAARDAFRKLFVPGTVALLTNALGFMVIMRIRIDIVRELGITACLGVLLMIVTNKVFLPILLSYTRLERGTLARAQRTAAAGGSRMWSRFAVFARPAPALGVFAVALALLAYGTLESRKLEIGDIGTGAPELRANSRYNLDNAAITHQYNIGVDVLSVIVETTGFDDACLHYPVMSAIEKFEMTMRGVAGVQSVTSVSSQGKVFIAAFNEGNPRWAALPRSSDGLTQGSNAFDPDNGMNTANCKAIQVLIYTKNHEGTTIAHIVDEIKRFAAENPTPNVAFRLAGGNVGVMAATNEAVGDAEIAMLLSIFGAIALLCAVTFRSWRAVLCIIVPLTLVSILCNAVMARLGIGLKVATLPVITLGVGVGVDYGIYLYERLQHDLRHGATLPDAFADAMRQRGTAALFTAVTMFIGVGTWAFSALKFQVDMGVLLAFMFLVNLFGAVFLLPALAAWLGVERAERRVAHRQQPSPAAPAPLKPSPALEPGNPMR
- a CDS encoding WD40/YVTN/BNR-like repeat-containing protein, producing MKRTLPGLAMSALVLGAALFAFSPRPLPAFPVTAIHADRLQINGLARAGARIVAVGERGVILLSDDAGAHWRPASTAPDHASTLTQVRFITPTLGIAVGHDGRIVRSDDAGLHWRDVHMDHAHADPLLSVWGTAGGPLFAAGSFGQLLRSDDAGLTWQTVKTPAGDRHLNAIVGDGHGNLLVAGESGTLLRSTDNGATWDKLPSPYAGSLFGALMLANGDWVAYGMRGNVVRSTDRGATWTHVDSHVPVSYFGATQLADGELVLVGQGGAIVASRDGGLTFDVRKLGGVQSLAAVLDMGHGALLLGGEAGVAPLAGAAASTPS